The window ATGGCATCGAAGCGACACAGTGGCATCACAACTGCATTATACCTTTTAGTTTTGCACATAACGTTAACAAAGACAGCCAAAATCACAATTACGAAAAGACAGCAAACCAGTGCAAGCCCCGTGTACGAAATTATCAATGAACAAGCGCGAATAGATGACAAACTTAGACTACAAACGGGAAATTTACCATACGGTAATCCTTTAGCCGGCAATTCCAAACAAAACGCTAGGTTACATGCGCAAAATCAACAAGCTATGTTCAACGCGGAAAGAATGAGGCAACACAGGGCGCAATTGCAAAGATGGGCACAAATATCTCAAGATAGCTACATGAAAGCTTACCACGATTCCCAAGAAGACCATCAGCTAGCTGTCGAACAGGCTAGTCTTAGAGAAAGAAAGCCAAATCCAGTAACTAATAAACCTGTACCAAGAACACAAAGACCCAAAATCGAACCTTTAAAGAAGGGAATCAGAGTAATACCAGATATTGTAAGGATAACTAAAGCTGATGCTGTCAAGACAGAAAAGAACAGAAGCCATAGATCGTATGGATCTGTTGACTATCATCGTTATGTGCAAccgaaaatgtataaaaccGTATACGTCTCACCAGCCCCTACTTACGACCAAGGTGTCACTATTAAACCTAATGGGTTGGCAGACCACAAAAACATCAAAGACAATACTATACTGTTCACTGAAGCTGTCCCAAGTAAAACTCATTACGTGTATCCGAAACAGTATGGGCATGGATACGAGTCCGTACAAGATATCCAAACGCTAAATTCTCTATTGAAGAAGAACCCTCAAGATCAACTGTCATCATTAAATGCATTTATCAATTCAGGGACTAAAACAGAAGGCAAGGATGATCTCAATtctaatatagatatttatttttatccaaaaGACGCGGACATTGAGAGGCCAGCGCAAAGTTTAGCTGAACATTATGATAGCTCTTTGTATGCTCAAATACAACCAAATCAACATTATGCTAGCGCTTATTCTGTAAATGCAAACAGCGATCACAAGCCAATCACAGAAGATGTTGATGATATTGAAGATCCGAATAAAGTTGAAAACTATCAAGGTTACAGAGTACAAACTGCCACTGAATCTCCAGAAATTGACACTACTACAATGAAAaccaataattattatagagTTGAAGTTGCCAGTCAGGTTATATCTTCAGGACTTGCGCCAAACGAAGTTAAACATTATAACGTTGAGAAACCTGAAGCATTACAATACATACAGccactaaaatattatgttcacAAAGAATTAGAAGTACAAGGAGATCAGAGTCAGAGATACCTTCACCACAATGCAAGACCGACAGGAGTGCAGCATTTAGCAGAAGACGGGAGTGGAGTTTCGGCTTATGGTGAAGATAGTGTAAGTATAAGCTCGAATAACGATTGCAATAATAATCATGTATCATtagaaagaaacaaaagatCAGTATTAGATGTTACGCCGTTTACTTTACCCAAAAATGCAAAGGCTACGACCGAAAAGCCAACTGCGTTAAACAGCACCGTACCATTACCGTCTGCTGAAAAATTAGTAAGGTTTTTATCCCCAAGTTTTAATAGACTACGGACATTCCTTGAAATGCCAGACTATGAGATAGGCGATGCTATGGGACTCGATTACGAAGGACCTAGTAGAATGCCTGTTAACGATTATTCAAAACATAATGAGTACTTCTACCCTGGAGATGGAGAAGATTTCATAGATTATAATGAAGATAATGTCGAAGAGGCATCAGAATATGAACCCgataatctaaattataaaaatcctAGCTACAGCAGTTGGGGTCGTCCTTATAGCTACGCTCCATCCGTTGGCTATCAGAACGATCTTTTTGGTAgttattctaataaatataggaAGCATCAACCGTATCCTAGCGTTTCATATGGTGTCCCTCAATACTCGAGGCcgaattcttattcttatccACAAATTCCGTCAACAGCTTACGGTGTTCCAAATGTGCCAGCGAAATATGGTCATAATGTAATCGAACCGTTTTACATGTTAAGTTTGTCTCAACTGAGAAGTTTAGTTGGACACCACAACCTTAATATTCAACATTTGGACGTTTATCAGTTACCACAAAAAAAACCATCGCCTTATACCAGGAAGCATGGAAAAAGGCGTACACGTTACAATTCTAACAGTTTCCAAAAACACATACAGAAATTGCACAAACTGAATCTTCTAtgaataaaaaggaaaatttataACTGCGTATTTAtaacttgtgagaaataaatttatgtgtcacgtgtataacttattttattgtgaagCATGTGAACGGTTAAATTTCAATTGTAATAGAAACAAACAATCATTATAACTTGCTAtctctaaataattataaatgcgaaagtaaatttgtttattacctctccAAGATTTATCTAAGTACTTACTTCACCAATACTcgtgaaatttcgcatacgtATATTGAGAATTATTGAGGACATTATGACTTTCATCCCGTAAAAAAGTACCTGCTTATCCTCATAGCCGTCGAAGGCGATGGTAAAAGCTTTTTTCCTAGCTATTGAAGTCCAAATTTCTCCCATGCATTATTTAGTCTTTTCTTGCCATATctgagcaaaagctagtacataaatacatttattttcaagtatttAAGTCCAAAACTATGACTGTTCGGGTGGGAGTCGTGTAACACAATTTTCAAACAGATATCTTCTACCAATTAAGCTGAAATTTTGCCAAtgtctatttttttacattactttattatgatatgtatGACCTGTTGGTACACCCAAGATAGGTTActgacgagggaactcctcaacggtttactgcacggacttTGTCCCgtgttgaatgcaataaaatctctcaGACGAGAA of the Plodia interpunctella isolate USDA-ARS_2022_Savannah chromosome 26, ilPloInte3.2, whole genome shotgun sequence genome contains:
- the LOC128681172 gene encoding uncharacterized protein LOC128681172 isoform X3 — its product is MASKRHSGITTALYLLVLHITLTKTAKITITKRQQTSASPVYEIINEQARIDDKLRLQTGNLPYGNPLAGNSKQNARLHAQNQQAMFNAERMRQHRAQLQRWAQISQDSYMKAYHDSQEDHQLAVEQASLRERKPNPVTNKPVPRTQRPKIEPLKKGIRVIPDIVRITKADAVKTEKNRSHRSYGSVDYHRYVQPKMYKTVYVSPAPTYDQGVTIKPNGLADHKNIKDNTILFTEAVPSKTHYVYPKQYGHGYESVQDIQTLNSLLKKNPQDQLSSLNAFINSGTKTEGKDDLNSNIDIYFYPKDADIERPAQSLAEHYDSSLYAQIQPNQHYASAYSVNANSDHKPITEDVDDIEDPNKVENYQGYRVQTATESPEIDTTTMKTNNYYRVEVASQVISSGLAPNEVKHYNVEKPEALQYIQPLKYYVHKELEVQGDQSQRYLHHNARPTGVQHLAEDGSGVSAYGEDSLTVFQMCQRNMVIM
- the LOC128681172 gene encoding uncharacterized protein LOC128681172 isoform X1 gives rise to the protein MASKRHSGITTALYLLVLHITLTKTAKITITKRQQTSASPVYEIINEQARIDDKLRLQTGNLPYGNPLAGNSKQNARLHAQNQQAMFNAERMRQHRAQLQRWAQISQDSYMKAYHDSQEDHQLAVEQASLRERKPNPVTNKPVPRTQRPKIEPLKKGIRVIPDIVRITKADAVKTEKNRSHRSYGSVDYHRYVQPKMYKTVYVSPAPTYDQGVTIKPNGLADHKNIKDNTILFTEAVPSKTHYVYPKQYGHGYESVQDIQTLNSLLKKNPQDQLSSLNAFINSGTKTEGKDDLNSNIDIYFYPKDADIERPAQSLAEHYDSSLYAQIQPNQHYASAYSVNANSDHKPITEDVDDIEDPNKVENYQGYRVQTATESPEIDTTTMKTNNYYRVEVASQVISSGLAPNEVKHYNVEKPEALQYIQPLKYYVHKELEVQGDQSQRYLHHNARPTGVQHLAEDGSGVSAYGEDSVSISSNNDCNNNHVSLERNKRSVLDVTPFTLPKNAKATTEKPTALNSTVPLPSAEKLVRFLSPSFNRLRTFLEMPDYEIGDAMGLDYEGPSRMPVNDYSKHNEYFYPGDGEDFIDYNEDNVEEASEYEPDNLNYKNPSYSSWGRPYSYAPSVGYQNDLFGSYSNKYRKHQPYPSVSYGVPQYSRPNSYSYPQIPSTAYGVPNVPAKYGHNVIEPFYMLSLSQLRSLVGHHNLNIQHLDVYQLPQKKPSPYTRKHGKRRTRYNSNSFQKHIQKLHKLNLL
- the LOC128681172 gene encoding uncharacterized protein LOC128681172 isoform X2 produces the protein MASKRHSGITTALYLLVLHITLTKTAKITITKRQQTSASPVYEIINEQARIDDKLRLQTGNLPYGNPLAGNSKQNARLHAQNQQAMFNAERMRQHRAQLQRWAQISQDSYMKAYHDSQEDHQLAVEQASLRERKPNPVTNKPVPRTQRPKIEPLKKGIRVIPDIVRITKADAVKTEKNRSHRSYGSVDYHRYVQPKMYKTVYVSPAPTYDQGVTIKPNGLADHKNIKDNTILFTEAVPSKTHYVYPKQYGHGYESVQDIQTLNSLLKKNPQDQLSSLNAFINSGTKTEGKDDLNSNIDIYFYPKDADIERPAQSLAEHYDSSLYAQIQPNQHYASAYSVNANSDHKPITEDVDDIEDPNKVENYQGYRVQTATESPEIDTTTMKTNNYYRVEVASQVISSGLAPNEVKHYNVEKPEALQYIQPLKYYVHKELEVQGDQSQRYLHHNARPTGVQHLAEDGSGVSAYGEDSLHYAANYEFGYRVRDHVTGNDFGHHEAKSGENTNGHYHVLLPDGRMQNVQYSAGPGGFHADISYDHLHT